One genomic segment of Humidesulfovibrio mexicanus includes these proteins:
- a CDS encoding molybdopterin-dependent aldehyde oxidoreductase: MLKLVLNINGIPQPLVADPDDTLADVLRGQLMLTGVKVGCGQGQCGACSVIMNGKVVRSCITKMKRVPDGSIITTVEGIAEKDALHPIQVAWMVHGAAQCGFCSPGFIISAKALLDENKSPSRDDVRDWFQKHKNVCRCTGYKPLVDAVMDAARVLRGEIKVEDLHFKMPADSRIWGSKYPRPSALAKVTGTWDFGADLAHKMPKNTLHLALVQSPVSHANLKGVDASEALKMPGVHSVLTAKDVKGKNRITGLITFPTNKGDGWDRPILADEKIFQYGDAIAIVCADSEKNARAAADKVKVDLEELPAYMSAPAAMAEDAIEIHPGTPNIYYTQPVAKGGETAPIFARPDVVTVEDEFYTQRQPHLPIEPDVGFAYQDEEGKLVIHSKSIGLHLHLYMIAPGLGIEPEKLVMVQNPTGGTFGYKFSPTMEALVGVAALATGRPVHLRYDYQQQQHYTGKRSPFWTRLKYAADKSGKLLAMESDWTCDHGPYSEFGDLLTLRGAQFCAAGYDIPNIRGEGRTVCTNHAWGSAFRGYGAPEIEFPSEVLMDELAEKLGMDPLELRYANVYRKGSTTPTGQEPEVYSLPGMIDIIRPKYEEAKKRAKAASTDAVKRGVGVAIGVYGSGLDGPDSSEADAELMPDGSVTIYNCWEDHGQGADAGTLGTAHEALLPLKLAPERINLVLNDTSKAPNSGPAGGSRSQVVTGQAIKVACENLLAAMKKPDGSFRSYDEMKAAGIETKVRGKWTAPATECGEGGQGRPFCCYMYGVYLMEVAVELATGKTTVEKMAIVSDIGKVNNRLVTDGQIYGGLAQGVGLALSEDYEDLKKHATMAGAGVPYIKDIPDEIEIIYVETPRPDGPFGASGVGEMPLAAPHAAIINAIYNACGVRITHLPAYPEKVLAALKAKGA, translated from the coding sequence ATGCTCAAGCTGGTGCTGAACATCAACGGGATCCCCCAACCCCTTGTGGCCGACCCGGACGACACCCTGGCCGATGTGCTGCGCGGGCAGCTCATGCTCACCGGGGTCAAGGTCGGCTGCGGACAGGGCCAGTGCGGCGCGTGCAGCGTCATCATGAACGGCAAGGTGGTGCGCTCCTGCATCACCAAAATGAAGCGCGTGCCCGACGGCTCCATCATCACCACGGTCGAGGGCATCGCCGAGAAGGACGCCCTGCACCCCATCCAGGTGGCCTGGATGGTCCACGGCGCGGCCCAGTGCGGCTTCTGCTCGCCGGGCTTCATCATCTCCGCAAAGGCTCTGTTGGACGAGAACAAGAGCCCCAGCCGCGATGACGTGCGCGACTGGTTCCAGAAGCACAAGAACGTCTGCCGCTGCACCGGCTATAAGCCCCTGGTGGACGCCGTGATGGATGCCGCCCGCGTGTTGCGCGGCGAGATCAAGGTCGAGGACCTGCACTTCAAGATGCCGGCCGACAGCCGCATCTGGGGCAGCAAGTACCCGCGGCCCAGCGCTTTGGCCAAGGTCACCGGCACCTGGGACTTCGGCGCGGACCTGGCCCACAAGATGCCCAAGAACACCCTGCACCTGGCCCTGGTGCAGTCTCCGGTTTCCCACGCCAACCTGAAGGGCGTGGACGCCTCCGAGGCGCTCAAGATGCCCGGCGTGCACAGCGTGCTCACCGCCAAGGATGTCAAGGGCAAGAACCGCATCACCGGGCTCATCACCTTCCCCACCAACAAGGGCGACGGCTGGGACCGCCCCATCCTGGCGGATGAGAAGATCTTCCAGTACGGCGACGCCATCGCCATCGTCTGCGCGGATTCCGAGAAGAACGCCCGCGCCGCAGCGGACAAGGTCAAGGTTGACCTGGAGGAACTGCCCGCCTACATGAGCGCCCCCGCCGCCATGGCCGAGGACGCCATCGAGATCCATCCCGGCACGCCGAACATCTACTACACCCAGCCCGTGGCCAAGGGCGGCGAAACCGCGCCCATCTTCGCCCGCCCGGACGTGGTCACGGTCGAGGACGAGTTCTACACCCAGCGCCAGCCGCACCTGCCCATCGAGCCGGACGTGGGCTTCGCCTACCAGGACGAAGAGGGCAAGCTGGTCATCCACTCCAAGTCCATCGGCCTGCACCTGCACCTGTACATGATCGCCCCGGGCCTGGGCATCGAGCCTGAAAAGCTCGTCATGGTGCAGAACCCCACCGGCGGCACCTTCGGCTACAAGTTCAGCCCCACCATGGAGGCGCTTGTGGGCGTGGCCGCCCTGGCCACAGGCCGTCCCGTGCATCTGCGCTACGACTACCAGCAGCAGCAGCACTACACCGGCAAGCGTTCGCCCTTCTGGACGCGGCTGAAGTACGCGGCCGACAAGAGCGGCAAGCTCTTGGCCATGGAGAGCGACTGGACCTGCGACCACGGCCCGTACTCCGAGTTCGGCGACCTCTTGACCCTGCGCGGCGCGCAGTTCTGCGCGGCCGGTTACGACATCCCGAACATCCGCGGCGAGGGCCGCACCGTGTGCACCAACCACGCCTGGGGCTCCGCCTTCCGCGGCTACGGCGCGCCGGAGATCGAGTTCCCCTCCGAGGTGCTCATGGACGAGCTGGCCGAAAAGCTCGGCATGGATCCCCTTGAACTGCGGTATGCCAACGTCTACCGCAAGGGTTCCACCACCCCCACCGGCCAGGAGCCCGAAGTGTACAGCCTGCCGGGGATGATCGACATCATCCGGCCAAAGTACGAAGAGGCCAAGAAGCGCGCCAAGGCCGCAAGCACCGACGCCGTGAAGCGCGGCGTGGGCGTGGCCATCGGCGTGTACGGCTCCGGCCTGGACGGCCCGGACTCCTCCGAGGCCGATGCCGAGCTCATGCCCGACGGCAGCGTGACCATCTACAACTGCTGGGAGGACCACGGCCAGGGCGCGGACGCGGGCACGCTGGGCACCGCGCACGAGGCCCTGCTGCCGCTGAAGCTCGCCCCGGAGCGGATCAACCTGGTGCTGAACGACACCAGCAAGGCTCCAAACTCCGGCCCGGCGGGCGGCAGCCGCTCCCAGGTCGTCACCGGCCAGGCCATCAAGGTGGCCTGCGAGAACCTGCTCGCCGCCATGAAGAAGCCCGACGGGAGCTTCCGCAGCTATGACGAGATGAAGGCCGCGGGCATCGAGACCAAGGTGCGCGGCAAGTGGACCGCCCCGGCCACGGAGTGCGGGGAGGGCGGCCAGGGCAGGCCCTTCTGCTGCTACATGTACGGCGTATACCTCATGGAGGTCGCCGTGGAGCTGGCCACCGGCAAGACCACCGTGGAGAAGATGGCCATCGTGTCCGACATCGGCAAGGTGAACAACCGCCTGGTGACCGACGGCCAGATCTACGGCGGCCTGGCCCAGGGCGTTGGCCTGGCCCTCTCGGAGGACTACGAGGACCTGAAGAAGCACGCCACCATGGCCGGGGCCGGCGTACCCTACATCAAGGACATCCCCGACGAGATCGAGATCATCTACGTGGAGACCCCGCGTCCCGACGGCCCCTTCGGCGCCTCCGGCGTGGGCGAGATGCCCCTGGCCGCCCCGCACGCGGCCATCATCAACGCCATCTACAACGCCTGCGGCGTGCGCATCACCCATCTTCCCGCCTACCCGGAGAAGGTGCTGGCCGCGCTCAAGGCCAAGGGCGCGTAG